The region CTTCGGCATAGTCTCCGGTTTCCCTCTGCTGTTTGGCTAGCTCATACCAGGCATCGAGGTGCTCAGGGTCTAGTGCGACAGCTTGCCGAAACAGGGCGATCGCGTCCTGACGGGTAGACCCATCTGCTAATGCCGCAAACCCAGCCTGATAATAGTCCTCAGCACTTGAGTACAGTGGCAATTCTTGACTCATACCGTTTGCGCCTCCTCATTTTGGGAAAGGAGATGCACTACCCCTGAGGGGTCTGAAATCCAGTGGCCTCGAAAGTCGCCAAGGGGTTCCAATTCATCGCGAACCGGGGTTTGGGCTGCTGTCAGATAGGCCACTGCCCCCTCCAAGTCGTTGGTGGATAGCTCCAACCATACATCCGCCTGACTGTAGTGGGGTACTTCATCCAACCACAGTCGCATCGCTCCAAACTGAAATACATGGGAGGTGTCCCGTTGTCCTAGGTAAGGTAATCGCAATGTATCTCGATAGAAGGCAACGGTTTTTGCAAATCGAAATCGAGGAATTTTGAGGGCAATATTGCTGCCTCCTGAAAACCTAGGCTGAGGATTTGGAAGCATGATGTTTTCCTAAAATTGAGTGAATTAGCGATCGCTATAAAACAAAACATTTGTGAAATTTCCACTTTGCAAGTCCGAGGGTTGAACCAAACAATAAAGAGTCGAGTCATGCAGTTCTACCCCCAGTTGGCCTACCACACGAAATAGCAATTCATAGACCGGAAAGCTTTCACCAAATGCCAGGGGAAACAGTTGCTTGCGGGGATCAGACTGGCGAAAGGCGGGGTAGCCGCCCAATCGGTGTCCGTCACCATAGAGAAGGTATAGTGCTTCTTCTAATAAAGGATCATTGCTGGCGCGATCGCGGAGTTCTCCCAGGGCGTAGTCATAGTTTTCAGCAAAGAATTCGCTTGTGCTTAAGGCTTCAACCCAGGTGGTTAGCCCCCCTGCATCCATCGGGGCAAGTTTGATTTGAAACCGCAGACTTAACCGTTCAGGGACGATGGGATGCTCAAAGGGGGTAGAAAGCTAAAGTCAGTGATGAGATCTTCAACGGAGAGAATCGGGTCTGGGAAAAAGAGAACTTTTGCCCCTGCTAATTCCATCAATTCTGAATAGGACATCGAGGCTCGTGCTTCTGTGGCAAACCAGGTATGGTTCCATTCCCAGGTGGGTTTATCCACTACATAAAATTGCAAGATCCCTGATGTGGGAAACCCTTCCAGCGGAGGGACTTCGGCGAAGTTCATCTGGGCTAACAAGGAAGCTGGTTTGTCGTCAATGTAGGGATAGTCTATGCCTGTAGGAAGATAGGGTGTTCCTCCGAAATGGCTTTCCCAGGGTAGGGGTGAGTTACCTTGAGAACCGATAGTTTCGATCGCAACAAAGGGTCGAATGGTAGATTCGATCGCCGCAATTTCTGCGTCTGAAATTTCTTCCCGCAGAATCTGACGGAGTGCTTCACTGCAACCTAAATTTTCGAGTCGATAATTTGTCATTTTTCCAACTCTGATCCTATTGTTTAGAGGATGTTCTGAAGGTTTGGCTTCTAGTAATTTGGACGACTAAAGTCGTTACTACAAACATAAGAATACGACATAAGAATACAGATGAATTCGGCTTTCTTTTTTGCGTTTGTAGTGATGGGTCAAATATATCTGCCCTTTTTAAACACTCTTTTAGGTAGATTTTTCAAGACAATTAGGATAGTTTTCATGATTCAATCATTTGTCCTATTTTTAGAAGGTTGCCATCTGGATCAACGATGTGAAATTCCCGCATTCCCCAGGGTTTGTCTTCTAAGGAGCTAATGCGAGGAATACCTGCGGTGGGTAAATTCAACGTTTGGAATGCCTGGAAGAATTCATCGATATGCGTGACTCGTAAATAGCAGGCCAGATAGGATTCGGCGGGCACAATATCTGGGAAAAAACTGAGATGAATTTCCAGAGCACCCCGATATAGAATGGCATAATCAGCGTTTGGATTGCTCGGATAATGACTCTCAAATCCAAGTTTTTGATAGAAGTCAACACTTTTAGCAATATCTCGTGAAACTAAAATAGGAATGGCTTGATCAGATAGCATCACTAAGGTTCTCCACTGATTGAGTAAGGTTTTCCAGGCGGTGTAGTCGCCCCAAAAGTTGAGTTGGTCAGAGCAATAGGTGCAGGTTTCATCAGCAATGGAGCGAGCGAGTTCCCACCACTGATCACGCAACTGACTGAGGGTTTGAGCCTCTGTTGCAGCGATCCAGTTCTGAACATATTTAGGGCTAAAATCAAAGGCATCTAGACCGCAGCAGGCGGCGACGCAATGGACTTCGCAGCAGCGTAGCAGCGACCAGAGGGGTTTGGGAATGGTGATTTCTTGTGCCATCTGCCTGTCCTGACATCAGCGCTTGTGGGCCAAATAGAGGCGGGTGGTGTAGAGCAGGCGCACCTGTCCCTCGGAGTTGGCGTTGCGATCGCACAGTGCTGCAAGCTTTGCTGCAAGTTTTTCTAGCGCCACCCCTGACTGGGGTGTAAACCCTTGGCTACGAGCCAACCCAATTAACCCCTCCAGATCTAGAAACTGCTCAAAGGTGAAGGTGTATCGTCGCAGGTTCTCAAAATAGGGCAGGTAGATGCCAAACCAAAAAAGCTGATAACTGAGGGCGTTAATTACCCCCTTGAGGGAGGGCATTTCTATCGGTTTCAGATATCGGTCTGCCGGTTTAGATGCCTGGTAGAGGTATTTTGTGTAGGTTTGAGAAACAGCATCCTGCTGATCCCAGAAATTCCAGACCAAGGCCAAACGACCACCGGGTTTGAGGATGCGGCGGAACTCCTTTAGGCTCTGGGCAAAGTCAAACCAGTGAAACGCCTGGAAGGCGGTGACTAAATCCACTGAGTCTGTTTCCAGCGGTATCTGCTCAGCAGTTCCAGCCACGAATTTCACACCGTCATAGGGCATCGCGCCATTCCGCATCTCAGCCCTTGGCTCTACGGCGGTCACCTGCACCCCGCAATCTGCCAGTTGTCGGGAGCCAATACCTGTCCCGGCCCCGATGTCGGCAGCCAAGATAGGATTGGCCGTTAAGCCGGAAAGGATTTGGGCGATCGCCGCCTGCGGATACGGCGCACGATAGCGGTCATATCCCTCATAAAACGGAAACGGTTCAGCCATAGCACCTCAATGACACCCCTCGCCAGTCGGTATGCCTTTGTCTCCTGACACAGTTCCTTACCGATGGATCGAGATGCCGCTAGAAACTGCGATCAACGTCCAAGAACGTCTCTACCCTAGCGCCTCCCTTGAGTGTTGTCTTGCCTACCGTTGCTCAAACTTGCCTCCAGTTGCCTTTTGTCCGGTCGATCGGGCAAAGCTTGCCAATTCAAACGGGCTATGCGAAATAGATTATTTTAGGAAATCACTGACACTCTTTCAGCCGCCACCGTGCTAAAGTCACCTGCCTGGCTCGATTATCATCAAGGACTTGAGTACGCCAAGCTATTACCCTCCCCGCCGCTGCTACTGAGCCAGGGGCACTGGCAGGGCTTAGTGTTGGAACACCATGACACGCCGCCTTGGGAAATCCCTGAATCTTGCGTTTCCCACCATCACATCGGCGTGTTGCTTGGCCCCTGGCGCGGTGAGCGATGGATCGACGGTCGCCACCGTTCGGAAATGGCCCCTAAAGGCAGTCTCTCCATCATCCCGGCTGGCGTACCCTTTGCTTCGCGCTGGCAAAATCGATCGCAGGCAATTGTGCTGGCGATCGATCCAACGTTGCTAGGACGACTAGCCCATGAAGCGGTCGATGGCGATCGCCTCAGGCTCAACTTTTGTTGGTTGCACGATGGCGATCCCTTCATCAGCCAGATCCTGCACTTACTCAAAACCGATACCGAGTCCGGTCACCCGCTTGGCCCCATCTATGGAGATTCTCTGGGTACCGCTCTGGCAGCCCATCTACTCAGGCACTACGCAACACGTTCCTTCACCTTGCCAGCCTATACCGGAGGAATGCCCAGATACAGACTCATCCCAGTCCTAGAATACATCGACGCCCATCTCCAACATCCCCTCAGCCTACAAGAACTGGCCGCTGTCGCAAACATGAGTCAGTACTACTTCTGCCGCATGTTTCGACAAACGCTGGGAATTGCCCCATTTCAGTATGTGCGCCAGCAGCGGATTGAAAGGGCGAAGAAATTGCTTGAGCAGCCCCACCTGAGCATTTTAGAGGTGGGGTTGCAGTGCGGATTTACCAGCCCCAGCCACTTTACCCGACAGTTTCGCCAGATTGTTGGGGTAACACCAAAAGCTTACCGCAACGCTTTTTTACCCTAATAAACGGAACGGGCTAATCAAAATTTGACTGCGTGTTTATGTGCGATCTGGACATCGTTTATCCTATCAAATCGCCTTTAAGGATGGGAGGAAATCACTAGATAGACTTGCTGTATTTGGATTGGGTTAGGAAACGGATTGAATGGCGATCGGTTGCAATTGCCGAAGGGTGCATCCCAGTTTTGCAAATCAGCCCTCATCCCCCAGCCCCTTCTCCCAAAAGTGGGAGAAGGAGAGCTAGATCAAAGTCCCTCTCCCAAAATTGGGAGAGGGATTTAGGGTGAGGGCTACAAAAGTGGGATGCACTCATTGCCGAATTGGTAATTCCAGGCAAAATTCTGTTCCATGCCCCAACTCAGACTGAAAACTTAAGTGGCCACCATGCTTCTCTTCAATAATTTGGCGACTGATGGCTAACCCTAATCCAGTTCCCTTACCAATCGGTTTTGTTGTGAAGAAACTTTCAAATACTTTGGACTGAAGATCAGTAGGAATTCCACAACCATTATCCTTGATCCAAATCGCAATCGCATCTGGATTGATCTGACTCGTCCGAATGGTAATTATAGGAGTGAGGCACTGATCGACATGATCAATCAATGCATCGATCGCATTACTCAGGATGTTCATAAACACCTGATTCAACTGACTGAGCGAACAATAGAGGGCTGGAATTTTTCCATATTCCTTCACGACTTGAATTCGACGGTTACCAGTAGGGTCATTAAGGCGATGTTTTAGAATGAGCAGAGTACTCTCTAAGCCTTCATGGATATCCGCATAGTCAAACTTTTGATCATTACTGTAGGAGAAAGTCCGCAGCGCTCGCAAAATCTCCTGAATGCGATCGCTCCCGATTTGAATAGATTGGAGGATACGCTCAAAGTCTTCCAGGATAAACTCTAAATCCACACTATTGATCTGGTCTTGGAGTGCTTGGGGCGGATGGGGATAGTGAAGTTGATAAGCAGTAATCAACCCAATCAATTCATGGGCATAATCCTTGACATAGGACACATTTCCATGAATAAAATTAACTGGATTACGGATTTCATGAGCAATTCCGGTAACTAATCGCCCTAAACTGGACAATTTTTCTGCCTGAACAAGTTGCATCTGAGCTGCTAAATATTGCTCATTACTTTCCTGTTGATACTGCCAAACTACTTGATCGAGAGCAGTTAGCAGATGATGCCGTGCCATATTGAGGACATCTTGGATGAGTTGTGCATCAGGACATAATGAGTCATCCTGGGCAAGAATTGTTTTCACTTTATCGATATATTGCCGCACCAGTTTATCAAGATGAACAGGGGCTTCAAAGTACAGCGATCGAATAATAGGTGAAGGATTTCCTGGTAGATCCCAATCCTCTTTTCCCGCTAGTAAACTATTGTGTGAAAGCTCGAACAGTTCAATGGTAGCGCAGAGTTCCTGACGGATATCCTGCCGTTGCTCCACTGTCAAATTAGGCATCAACAGCTGCGATGCAAACATCGCTGCCCGCTGGGAAAGCATGCGCTGACGACCACTAATGTTAACAACGGCTGCATTCATAGGATGACATTGGAACGTGGAAATCATGGAGTCTAGGCGACCAAGCAATTCCCTGACTTCCCTAATATACTCACTTGCCTAAAAATCTTTACCGTGAAAATCAGGAAATTGCTATTTGGGTTGTAAGACATACAAGAACTTTGGGTTTGCCAGACGAGCACCGCCTATGCTCAGCGTTTCTATCGGCTTCAGATACTGATCCGCTGGGACAGGATTTGGGCAACATTGCTGGGATGAGTCAGTACTACTTCTGCCGCATGTTTCGACAGACGATGGGAATTGCCCCATTTCAGTATGTGCGTCAGCAGCGCATTGAAAAAGCCAAAAAATTGCTTGAGCAGCCCCACCTGAGCATTCTAGAGGTGGGGTTGCAGTGCGGATTTACCAGCCCCAGCCACTTTACCCGACAGTTTCACCAGATTGTTGGGGTAACACCAAAAGCTTACCGCAACGCTTTTTTACCCTAATAAACGGGCTAATCAAAGTTTGACTGCGTGTTTGTGTGCGATCTGGACCGAGTTAAATTAAATCTCATCTCAACCACTCAAGTTTTGCAACTGCCGTATCATCACTGCCTAATTCTGTCCAAACCATTGTTAAAAACTCTATTCCCTTGGTACAAATTTTCCTAGGAGAACCGATGTCCTATTCCACAGTTACAGACTTGGCAAGGTTGCGTGGTTGATCTACATCTAACCCTCTTCGTGCCGCAATGTGATAAGCCAGCAATTGTAATGGAATTACTGTGACCAAAGGTGACAAAATTTCATCCACATGGGGCACAGGAATTAAGGTATCAAAGGTATCTTCTGCATCCTGTTCATCCATTGGTGTTACGCCAATCAGGCGGGCATCGCGGGCGCGAGCTTCTTGCGCATTGGAGAGTACCTTTTCAAATACGCTTCCGGGCATGGCGATCGTGACAACTGGAACCTTAGCATCTAGAAGTGCAATCGGGCCATGTTTCATCTCACCAGCAGGATAACCCTCTGCATGAATGTAGCTAATTTCCTTCAGTTTCAGGGCACCTTCGAGGGCGATCGGGAAATTAATACCCCGTCCCAAAAAGATGAAATCTTGAGTTTCAGCAAAGTCATGCGCGAGTTCTTCGATATAACGCTCCTGACTTTCCAAAATCATCTCAATTTCTGCTGGAAGTTGTCGCAAGCCATCCAACAGTTTTTCTATCTGGTCAGCGGAGAGGGTTCTACGATAGTGGGCGATATCCAGAGCCAGCAGATAAAAGGCAATCAGTTGGGCAGCAAAGGTCTTGGTCGCAGCTACTCCAATTTCAATGCCAGCATGGGTATCGATAATATGAGGCACCAGTTGACCCAACGTACTTTCCGGGCGATTTGTAATCCCTAACATCCGAGGTTGATACTCGGGTGCCAGATTTTTGCGGCGTTGCAGTTCCATTTCCAGAGCTGCTAAGGTGTCAGCCGTTTCGCCCGATTGGGTTACCCCGATGGTGAGGGTGTTGGGCGTGAGTGGGGATGGAGCATAGCGGAATTCTGAGGCATATTGTACCTGGGTTGGAATACCTGCCAATTGTTCCAACACATATTTCCCAACTAATCCAGCATGCCAACTGGTGCCACAAGCAACGATCTGGATCTGTTGTAGATTGGCATAGAGTTCAATGGGGAGATTGAGGTGGACGGGAGAGGAAGGGTTAGGGGCTAGAGACTGAGGTCCGGGGGGAGCACTCAACTTCTGACTCCTAATTTCTGGCTCCTGACTCCATTCTGGATTTAGATAGGTTTCCAAACATGCCCTGACTACTCCAGGTTGCTCATAAATTTCTTTAAGCATGAAATGTTTGAAGCCCTGCTTTTCCACCATCACGGGGTTCCAGTTGAGAGTACGGGGTGCTTTTTTGAGGCGATGCCCGTCAAAGTTGTAGACTTCTGCTCCAAGTGGAGTGAGTCGTGCCAGTTCACCGTTTTCTAGCGGCAGCACAGCGCGGGTATGGGGAACGATCGCAGGCGTATCTGAGGCGCAGAAAAACTCACCTTGCCCAAAACCTAATACGAGGGGAGCTTGTTGTCGCGCCACGATCAGCTCATCTGGAAAATCAGCGCTAATGACGGCGATCGCAAATGCTCCTTCTAGTTTATTGACTGACCGACGAACGGCTTCAAGTAAGAAAGAGGAGCTAAGGGAATTGGTGATGGGTGCTTGGGAAAGAGGGCTAGGGGCAATTCCATAGCCGATACCCCGCATCTGATACTCTGTTTCTGCTCCTTCTAACTTCTGACTTCTGATTTCCGCTTCCTGTCCTTCTAACAGAAGCTTTAACTCTTCGGCAATTAAATGCGGAATCACTTCAGTATCGGTATCAGAGCGAAACTCGTGTCCTAATGCCTTCAGGTCTTCTCGGAGTTTTTGATAGTTCTCGATAATGCCATTTTGAACAACAGCAATGCGGCGAGCCGTGTCCATATGGGGATGAGCGTTGTATTCTTCTGGTTTACCATGGGTTGCCCAGCGAGTGTGTCCAATCCCCAGTTGTGCTGGGTTTTGCTCTCCTTCCAGCTTTTCTTGCAGGTTCTGCAGCTTGCCTTTAGCTCGCACACAGTGAATATCACCTTTCAAAACTGTAGCAATTCCGGCAGAGTCGTATCCTCGATATTCCAGTTTTCGCAGTCCTTCTAACAAAATATTGCTGGCTGCTTGAGTTCCGATATAGCCGACAATTCCACACATCGTTAAGCCTCACTCTGCACCAATTCTTTCGGCACTACGTTTACACATATCGGGCACTCACTTAATCCAGGCACACTTCCGCTTGTTTTAGAAGATTTAGGACATTTTGGCAAGAGCTTAAACCGAAAAGCGATCGCCTACTCACTGACCTCAACGCTTAGAATAGAAGCAGACTCATGTAAAGAAATGTAAGGTATTTCATGGCGGATCAGCTAATTCGAGCGACAGCAGCAAACGGGGGTATTCGTGCTGTTGGCGTGATTACGACGCGCTTAACCGAGGAAGCTAGAGTTAGACATCAGCTTTCCTTTGTTGCCACTGCTGCTCTAGGACGCACAATGGCAGCCGCACTTCTCTTTGCCTCTAGCATGAAGCGGGAAGGCTCACGAGTCAACATTCGGATTAAGGGAGACGGTCCACTGGGTGGCATCTTAGTCGATGCGGGGTTAGACGGAACAGTACGGGGCTACGTGGAGCAACCAGACGTAGAATTGCCTCCGACTCCCAAAGGCAAACTGGATGTGGGAGGTGCCGTTGGACATACCGGTTACTTGTATGTTATTCGAGATGTCGGCTATGGCTATCCCTATTCCAGTACTGTAGAACTGGTTTCTGGAGAAATTGGAGATGACCTGATCCATTATCTGGCAACTTCAGAGCAAACCCCTTCTGCATTGATGGTGGGTGTTTTTATGGATGAAACTGGGGTAATCGCAGCAGGTGGCTTGTTGATTCAAGTATTGCCTAAAGCAGCGAGAGACGAGGCACTGGTGGAACTGCTAGAGTCACGTTTAGCAAACCTGACCGGCTTTACGACATTGCTGCGTTCTGGCAAAAGCCTGCATGATATTTTTGAGCAGTTGCTTGGCGATAGGGGACTGGAAATTCTGCCAGAAGCACAACTTGTTCGGTTCCACTGTGGTTGTTCCCATGAAAAGGTGCTGGGTGCACTGAAGTTGTTTGGGCAAGCAGAGTTACAGGACATGATTGAGCAGGACAAGGGGGCTGAAGCGACCTGTGATTTTTGTGGCATGAAGTATCAAGCCAGTGAAACTGAGTTGATGCAACTTTTGGATGAAATCCGATCTGAAAGCAGGAGATAGGTAGTGGAAAGTGTGAGTAATCTGGTGAAGTCGAGTACTATTATTGCTCGTTTACTGTTCTCCCGATGCTTTGTCTTTTGGAAAGTTCGGAGTAGGATGGCAACTAGATTTCTCGCAACAATTCCTTTGTCAGTTGTGATTTCAGGTTCAGAGTTAGCGCTTGGGCGAGAGATTGGTCGATGGTTTGAGGACGTGATACGGTGCGGCTTCCCAATTGCTTATGTCTTTAGAACAAGGAAAACCAGATCGTCCATTGCGGCGCCAGCCTTCATATCCTGAGGAGCGGCGACGGGTAAAACCATTTTCGCCTGAAAAGGCTTCCTTTGCTATGCAGGATGCGATCGCAAAACCAGCGAAGCCATTGAATCCGCATCCATCGCGAACAGTTGCAGCTGAACCTCCGCCTTCTTTCACAGAACCATTTCGCGATCGCAACTCTAAATCCATCCCCCGCCCTCGTTCTCAGCGGCGGTTTTTAAGTAGACTGTTGCGATCTCTGAGGCGTTTAATCACAGGTTTAAGAACTTGGTTGAGTTGGCTAGTTACCCGCTGGCAGTTTTTGATCGCAGCAGCATTTTTTGTCTGTCTTAGTTCTGCTATTCTTGCCATTGCTTTCATTTTTCAACTTCCAGCCTTGCCTAACTGTCCAGCAGTATTTTGGCCCTTGGCATCTGCCTCCATGCGATTTGAGTGTGCTCGGATTGCTGCTAGTAAGCAAACAGCAAAGGATTTGCTGGAAGCCATTTCACTGGTGGATGGGCTACCCCCTGATCATGCCATGCGTCCAGAGGCAGATCGGTTGATCGAACTTTGGTCACAGGAAGTGCTGAAGTTGGCCGAGGAGCTATTTCATCAGGGGAATTTGCAGGAAGCGATCGCGGCTGCTCAGAAAATTCCAGCCAAAGTTGCGGCTTACCGCTTGGTTGAAGAACGAGTCAACCACTGGCAAAGTATCTGGTCAAAAGCAGAGGGAATCTACAAAAAAGCTGAAGCAGCCCTGCGCAAGCGAGATTGGCGAGGGGCGTTTGAGTTAGCTGTTGGCTTGCTGGATATTGACAATAAGTACTGGCAAACCACGCGCTACGACGACCTGAATCATCGCATTAACACTGCTCGAGTGGATGGCAATAAACTGTTCAAAGCCGAGTGGTTAGCTGATGAGGGAACTGTTTCAGCCTTGCTGCAAGCCATTAAATTAGCAGAAGAAATTCGCCCGGATAGTTACATTTATGATTTAGCCCAGGTTAAAATCCAGCTTTTTGGACGAAACCTGCTGGATTTGGCTCAAAAAGCACTGGATCGACGTAACCTCCAGGAAGCGCTTTCAATCATTAATCAGATTCCTAAACAAGCCAAAGTGGAGTCGGAGAAGCGAGACCTGACGGTGTTGGCAAATGCGCAGTCCCTGTCGTGGCAAGATACGGTAGAAGGGTTAGAAGCTGCGATTGCCCAGGCACAGCGAATCTTACCCAGTCAGCCGCTGTATCCTAAAGCTCAACAGTTTATTGTACGCTGGCAGTATGAAATTGAAGGACTGGCTCAAATTGAACGTGCCCGGTTGCTGGCGCAAGCTGGAACAGTCGAAGCATTGCTAAACGCTATTGCGGCGGCCTCTCAGGTTTCTTCTGCCAACCCTCGCTGGAATCAAGCGCAGCAAGAGATTCAGAAGTGGAAAGCCGACACTCAAACGATTACTGATCGCCCAGTGCTGGATCAAGCAGAACAATTTGCCAGTGGTGGCGATATTAACTCCCTCATGGCAGCCGTTGAGCAGGCAAACCAAATTGCACCAGGGCGATCGCTGTATAACGAAGCTCAGGGGAGAGTCCGGGAATGGACACGCCAAATTCAGCAAACTCAGGATCAGCCCTATCTTGACCAGGCACGGGCATATGCCTTTGCGGGCAACCTCAAAACTGCCATTGGCGTAGCAGAGCAAATTCGTCCCGGACGAGCGCTCTACAACAAAGCTCAAGCCGATATTGCCAAGTGGCGCAATCAGATTCGGGCGCAAGTTGAGCAGGCACAAGCACAGGTAGCTCAAGCGCAGGCTCAACAAAATTTACAGGAAGCTCGCCAACTTGCAAGTGTGGGCAATCCCAATGCGCTAGCAAATGCAATTCGGGTTGCTAGTCAGGTCTCTACATCTGGAGCCATCCAAACTGAAATTGATGCCGCAGTTAACGAGTGGAGTTGGCAACTGCTCCAGCAGGCAAAAGACCAGGCGCTGGGGTTAAATCTGGCGGGCGCGATCGCGATCGCCCAGAGAATTCCCCAACGAGCCAAAGCCTACGCCGAAGCCCAGGCAAATATCCAGACCTGGCAACAGCAATCCATCAAGCAATAACCAGTGCTCCTACCTCAACCGCTTCTCCCGTTAAGCTAAAGGCACGAGCTTCCGTGATTCGCACGTTGACCAGTTGCCCTTGCAATTGATGAATCTCTCCAGGGAAGAAGGTAAGCCGATTACTACGAGTCCGCCCCATCACTTGGTGAGGGGCTTTCTCGTTGCGATCTTCCACCAACACTTCTTCAATTCGTCCCAGATAACGTTGCGATCGCTCCGCAGCTTTGATAGCAACCAAGTGATTCAGCCGTTGCAAGCGATCACTTTTCACCTCATCACTTAGTTGGTTATCCCAAACGGCTGCTGGTGTGCCCGGACGCGGAGAATAGGCTGCCGTGTTTAATTGATCAAAACCAACCTCCTCCACCAGTTTCAACGTATTCTCAAATTGCGCTTCTGTCTCACCCGGAAACCCCACAATCGCATCTCCACTAATCGCTGCATCCGGGATATAGGAACGAATCATATCAATAATCCGACGATAGCGTTCATGGGTATACCCCCGTCCCATCGCTCTCAATACCTCGTTATCACCTGATTGAAACGGAATATGGAAATGCTCACACAGCTTGGGCAGCTCCGCACAGGCACGGATCAGGCGTTCAGTAAAGTAACGGGGATGACTGGTCGCAAACCGAATTCGCTCAATTCCGGGAACATCATGCACAAAATACAACAGATCTGTCAGGGTATGTAAATGGCGTCCCTCAACCTTCACTCCTGGCAAATCTCGCCCATAGGCATCAATGTTTTGTCCCAGTAATGTGACCTCCTTATAACCCTGTCGTCCCAGTTCTTCCATCTCAGATCGAATCGCTTCCGGTGTCCGAGATTGCTCTACACCTCGCACATTCGGTACAACACAATAGGTACACCGCTCGTTACAGCCATAAATTACATTTACCCAGGCAGTAACTGCACTGTCTCGCCGAGGCTTGGTGATGTCTTCCATGATGTGCACAGGGTCAGTAGCGACAACCTGGTTACCGTTAAACACTTGCTCCAACAAACTTTCTAGTTGGTTAGCATGTTGCGGTCCCATGACTAAATCCAATTCGGGTACTCGACGCAGTAACTTCTCCCCTTCTTGTTGTGCCACACAACCTGCCACAACCAAAGTCAGATCCGGTTGTTCTTGTTTCCGCTTTGCCTGGCGTCCCAGGTATGAGTACACTTTTTGTTCAGCATTATCTCGAATGGTGCAAGTGTTATACAAAACAAGATTGGCGTTCTCTGGCTCGTCTGCCCACTCAAACCCCATTTTTTCCAAAATGCCAGCCATTCGTTCAGAGTC is a window of Leptolyngbyaceae cyanobacterium JSC-12 DNA encoding:
- a CDS encoding tRNA-N(6)-(isopentenyl)adenosine-37 thiotransferase enzyme MiaB (IMG reference gene:2510097720~PFAM: TRAM domain; Radical SAM superfamily; Uncharacterized protein family UPF0004~TIGRFAM: tRNA-N(6)-(isopentenyl)adenosine-37 thiotransferase enzyme MiaB; radical SAM methylthiotransferase, MiaB/RimO family), with product MSTASRRYHITTFGCQMNKADSERMAGILEKMGFEWADEPENANLVLYNTCTIRDNAEQKVYSYLGRQAKRKQEQPDLTLVVAGCVAQQEGEKLLRRVPELDLVMGPQHANQLESLLEQVFNGNQVVATDPVHIMEDITKPRRDSAVTAWVNVIYGCNERCTYCVVPNVRGVEQSRTPEAIRSEMEELGRQGYKEVTLLGQNIDAYGRDLPGVKVEGRHLHTLTDLLYFVHDVPGIERIRFATSHPRYFTERLIRACAELPKLCEHFHIPFQSGDNEVLRAMGRGYTHERYRRIIDMIRSYIPDAAISGDAIVGFPGETEAQFENTLKLVEEVGFDQLNTAAYSPRPGTPAAVWDNQLSDEVKSDRLQRLNHLVAIKAAERSQRYLGRIEEVLVEDRNEKAPHQVMGRTRSNRLTFFPGEIHQLQGQLVNVRITEARAFSLTGEAVEVGALVIA